A single window of Watersipora subatra chromosome 9, tzWatSuba1.1, whole genome shotgun sequence DNA harbors:
- the LOC137404063 gene encoding cylicin-1-like: protein KDSCKDSCKDSCKDSCKDSCKDSCKDSCKDSCKDSCKDSCKDSCKDSCKDSCKDSCKDSCKDSCKDSCKDSCKDSCKDSCKDSCKDSCKDSCKDSCKDSCKDSCKDSCKDSCKDSCKDSCKDSCKDSCKDSCKDSCKDSCKDSCKDSCKDSCKDSCKDSCKDSCKDSCKDSCKDSCKDSCKDSCEDSCEDSCEDSCEDSLS from the exons AAAGACTCATGTAAAGACTCATGTAAAGACTCATGTAAAGACTCATGTAAAGACTCATGTAAAGACTCATGTAAAGACTCATGTAAAGACTCATGTAAAGACTCATGTAAAGACTCATGTAAAGACTCATGTAAAGACTCATGTAAAGACTCATGTAAAGACTCATGTAAAGACTCATGTAAAGACTCATGTAAAGACTCATGTAAAGACTCATGTAAAGACTCATGTAAAGACTCATGTAAAGACTCATGTAAAGACTCATGTAAAGACTCATGTAAAGACTCATGTAAAGACTCATGTAAAGACTCATGTAAAGACTCATGTAAAGACTCATGTAAAGACTCATGTAAAGACTCATGTAAAGACTCATGTAAAGACTCATGTAAAGACTCATGTAAAGACTCATGTAAAGACTCATGTAAAGACTCATGTAAAGACTCATGTAAAGACTCATGTAAAGACTCATGTAAAGACTCATGTAAAGACTCATGTAAAGACTCATGTAAAGACTCATGTAAAGACTCATGTAAAGACTCATGTAAAGACTCATGTGAAGACTCATGTGAAGACTCATGTGAAGACTCATGTGAAGACTCAT TATcatga
- the LOC137404907 gene encoding piggyBac transposable element-derived protein 2-like → MPRTRNQSPSTRQLNHLESRETFHSLETLAVLGANKVSRASPSGATASSLAVLPGVAWVYYKIMAQHRRMTVDNVLDEIDGTSSDYEGLESDDDDDFDATQQTTNLQLQQESDNESEDEEEEEPTNGNAVRGQRREYRWLKANFTPSALDFTGPKPEPPVDGATHTPLEYFRRFISTEMIDNIVQQTNIYSVQKTGTSVQTDHKEIEKIFGVYFHMGLVRMSSVRQYWEIETSYPPVSTAIGRNRFRDLLTKLHVVNNLTVSDENKQKDKLWKVRPWLESFRENCLKLTPEENVSIDEMMCEFRGKTNPIQQYIKGKPHPWGFKIWGRADPAGILYDFDVYQGGTGQRSALGQGADVVPKLTESLKYNSNYKIFADNFFTSMGLITALNERGMRYTGTVRKNRMGQCALLQEKELKKKGRGTIDYRVDQNHNIIAVRWYDNRAVSLLSSVTGVEPTQQVRRWVKSKKNYEYFAMPAIVASYNQSMGGVDLLDSFTAAYRFKLRSRRWYMYLFWHIVTLAMVNAWNIYRREHRLLGLPKKEMLSRRKFQAGVADALINVNTVKRGRPSLDDSAAAKKISKVVVVNEDVRFDNIGHWPGKCESRGRCTVRPTTHNKFQDTCDHMAAQSHMVCHTDSCTSNLQLTS, encoded by the exons GTATACTATAAAATCATGGCTCAACATCGCAGGATGACTGTGGACAATGTATTAGATGAGATAGATGGAACTAGCAGTGACTATGAAGGACTAGAAAGTGATGacgatgatgattttgatgctACCCAACAAACAACTAACTTGCAACTACAACAG GAGTCTGATAATGAATCAGAAGATGAAGAAGAAGAGGAACCAACAAATGGGAATGCAGTTCGGGGGCAGAGGAGAGAATATCGGTGGCTCAAGGCTAATTTCACACCATCTGCATTGGATTTCACTGGTCCAAAACCTGAACCACCAGTAGATGGAGCGACTCACACCCCATTGGAATATTTTAGGCGGTTCATTTCTACAGAAATGATTGACAATATTGTACAGCAGACCAACATTTATAGTGTTCAGAAAACTGGAACTTCCGTTCAAACTGACCACAAGGAAATTGAAAAGATTTTTGGGGTGTATTTTCACATGGGTTTAGTTAGAATGTCATCAGTCAGACAATACTGGGAGATTGAAACCAGCTACCCTCCTGTCAGCACCGCTATAGGCAGAAATAGATTTCGTGACTTGCTCACCAAGCTGCATGTGGTCAACAATCTTACAGTCAGTGACGAAAACAAGCAGAAGGATAAACTTTGGAAAGTGCGACCTTGGCTAGAATCGTTTAGAGAAAACTGCCTCAAACTTACACCAGAAGAAAACGTCAGCATTGATGAAATGATGTGCGAGTTTAGAGGAAAGACAAACCCCATACAGCAGTACATAAAAGGAAAGCCACATCCGTGGGGGTTTAAAATTTGGGGAAGGGCTGACCCAGCTGGCATTTTATATGACTTTGACGTCTACCAAGGTGGAACAGGTCAAAGAAGTGCATTAGGCCAAGGAGCTGATGTTGTTCCAAAACTCACGGaatcattgaaatataattctaattacaaaatatttgctgatAACTTTTTTACTAGTATGGGATTGATAACTGCTCTAAATGAAAGAGGGATGAGATACACAGGGACAGTAAGAAAAAATAGAATGGGCCAATGTGCGCTACTGCAAGAAAAAGAGCTAAAGAAAAAAGGGCGTGGTACCATCGATTATCGAGTAGATCAAAACCATAACATCATTGCAGTGCGATGGTATGATAATAGGGCAGTCAGCCTGCTTTCTTCTGTCACAGGTGTTGAGCCAACACAGCAAGTCAGGAGATGGGTAAAGAGTAAAAAGAACTATGAGTACTTTGCAATGCCAGCTAtagtagcaagctacaaccAAAGCATGGGCGGCGTTGATCTCCTAGATTCTTTTACTGCAGCTTATCGATTCAAGCTAAGGTCAAGAAGATggtatatgtatttgttttggCATATTGTAACATTAGCCATGGTAAATGCCTGGAACATATATAGGAGAGAACATCGGCTGCTAGGACTACCCAAGAAAGAAATGCTTAGCAGAAGGAAATTTCAG GCTGGTGTAGCTGATGCTTTGATAAATGTCAATACAGTGAAGAGAGGTCGGCCATCCTTAGATGATTCAGCAGCAGCTAAGAAAATTTCTAAGGTGGTAGTTGTCAATGAGGATGTTAGATTTGACAACATAGGCCACTGGCCAGGAAAATGTGAGAGCAGGGGTAGAT GTACAGTTAGACCTACCACTCATAACAAGTTCCAGGACACTTGTGACCACATGGCAGCACAGAGTCACATGGTGTGTCACACTGATAGCTGTACTTCAAACTTGCAACTGACAAGTTGA